Proteins co-encoded in one Candidatus Cloacimonadota bacterium genomic window:
- a CDS encoding SUMF1/EgtB/PvdO family nonheme iron enzyme, which yields MKARFLLVVMLTAIVFLLFLSGCHKPTELEQVSKPVFSPPGGTYDSAVEVVITTSTLGTTILYTTDGSDPDLNSPVYAGPILVSETITLKAKAYRTGMQDSAIATASYTIELPPPPDQMIYVPGGTFTMGDTRGYVNELPTHTVTLNSFYIGKYEVTQAEYSQYMQPGSSWRSDYGLGDNYPAYYVSWYAILKYCNLRSMAEGLIPCYTINGSTNPANWGAVPTDYNDAWDAAICDWNANGYRLPTEAEWEYA from the coding sequence ATGAAAGCGCGTTTTCTTCTTGTAGTCATGTTGACAGCCATTGTTTTTCTTTTATTCTTGTCTGGCTGCCACAAACCGACGGAGTTAGAGCAGGTGTCCAAGCCGGTCTTCAGTCCTCCCGGAGGCACTTATGATAGCGCGGTTGAAGTTGTCATCACCACCTCTACCCTTGGCACAACCATCCTTTACACCACCGACGGCAGCGATCCTGACTTGAATTCACCGGTTTACGCTGGTCCCATCCTGGTTTCAGAAACCATAACCTTGAAAGCCAAAGCTTATAGAACCGGCATGCAGGACAGCGCCATCGCCACAGCAAGCTACACCATTGAGCTGCCTCCACCCCCCGATCAGATGATCTATGTCCCCGGCGGCACCTTCACCATGGGTGATACAAGGGGATATGTGAATGAACTGCCAACCCATACGGTCACCCTGAACTCTTTTTACATCGGCAAATATGAGGTCACCCAGGCGGAGTATTCCCAGTATATGCAGCCGGGTTCAAGCTGGAGAAGCGATTATGGCCTCGGGGATAACTATCCCGCCTATTATGTTTCCTGGTACGCCATCCTCAAATACTGTAACCTGCGCAGCATGGCTGAGGGGCTGATTCCCTGCTACACTATAAACGGTAGCACCAATCCAGCCAACTGGGGCGCAGTACCCACAGACTACAACGACGCCTGGGACGCCGCGATTTGCGACTGGAACGCCAACGGCTACAGATTACCCACCGAAGCGGAATGGGAATACGC
- a CDS encoding zinc-binding dehydrogenase: MKTGGCRFGTHRVIEPKGVLPQPARVLNNDMSEIWDNELLIDVIRLNVDSASFHQIKNKLIAQGHTDLEKAFADHAIDLVNRTGKHKNEDTGSGGMLIGRVAQIGPKFEMKDEIAVGDTIASMVSLSLTPLKINKVKRVLLDKDQVEIEGQAILFSSGIYAKLPDDMDENLALSVLDVAGAPAQVERLARPGDTVVVLGANGKSGILCNAIARERVGVSGKVIGIVRNPAYIETCKNTGCHEVILASATDAITIQKEVARLTNGRMADVVINVVNIEGTELPSIMACRERGLVYFFSMATSFTKAALGAEGIGADVDMILGNGYARHHAAISLDLLRRNPVLMKLFQERYTDK, translated from the coding sequence ATGAAAACCGGCGGCTGCCGTTTCGGCACACACAGGGTTATCGAACCCAAGGGCGTACTGCCCCAACCTGCCAGAGTTTTGAACAATGACATGAGCGAGATCTGGGATAATGAACTGCTCATCGACGTGATCCGCCTCAATGTGGATTCCGCCTCTTTCCACCAGATCAAGAACAAACTTATCGCCCAGGGACACACAGACCTGGAAAAAGCCTTCGCGGACCACGCTATCGATTTGGTTAACCGCACGGGCAAGCACAAAAACGAGGACACCGGCTCCGGCGGAATGCTAATCGGCCGGGTGGCGCAGATCGGCCCCAAGTTTGAGATGAAAGACGAAATCGCCGTAGGCGACACCATCGCCAGCATGGTCTCGCTTTCGCTGACGCCGCTGAAAATCAACAAGGTCAAGCGGGTGCTGCTGGACAAGGACCAGGTGGAAATCGAAGGCCAGGCAATCCTCTTCAGCAGCGGCATCTATGCCAAACTGCCGGACGACATGGACGAAAACCTGGCCCTGTCGGTTCTGGACGTTGCGGGCGCTCCAGCCCAAGTGGAACGTTTGGCCAGGCCCGGCGACACGGTGGTTGTCCTGGGCGCCAACGGCAAGAGCGGAATACTCTGCAACGCCATTGCCCGCGAGCGGGTTGGCGTTTCCGGAAAAGTGATCGGCATCGTGCGCAATCCAGCCTACATCGAAACCTGCAAAAACACCGGCTGCCACGAGGTTATCCTCGCCAGCGCCACCGACGCCATCACCATCCAGAAAGAAGTGGCACGCCTCACCAATGGCCGGATGGCCGACGTGGTGATAAACGTGGTAAACATCGAAGGCACGGAACTGCCCTCCATCATGGCTTGCAGGGAACGCGGTCTGGTCTATTTCTTTTCCATGGCCACATCTTTCACCAAAGCCGCCCTCGGCGCTGAAGGCATCGGCGCTGACGTGGATATGATTCTCGGCAACGGTTACGCGCGCCACCATGCCGCCATCTCCCTCGATCTGCTGCGCCGGAACCCTGTGCTGATGAAGCTTTTCCAGGAAAGATACACTGACAAGTGA
- the ablA gene encoding lysine 2,3-aminomutase translates to MAELTDIRSIATEQEWNDWRWQIRNRITDFETLKKYIELQPEEEAVASSDSFSFRMAITPYYLSLIDHKNPNDPVRLQAIPRIAESVTGPSDMADPLNEDADAPVPGMTHRYPDRVLLLLTDQCSMYCRHCTRRRKAGEYDAPMPKENVDKAIKYIEEHKEVRDVILSGGDPLTMSDARIDEVLVRLAKIDHVDIVRIGTRTPVVMPQRITDELITVLKKYKFVWLNTHFNHPHEVTPDSAAALAKLAEAGVLLGNQSVLLKGVNDHVDVMKSLVHALVRNRVRPYYIYQCDLSEGISHFRTPISKGIEIIESLRGHTSGLCIPTFVVDAPGGGGKIPVMPNYIISQMPGRVVLRNYEGFISAYTEPEFAPQDESKYQSRCAPERQSIEGVMTLLRGKKVSIGPADTRRNQRRTK, encoded by the coding sequence ATGGCAGAACTGACAGACATCCGCAGCATTGCCACCGAACAGGAATGGAACGACTGGCGCTGGCAAATCCGCAACCGCATCACCGATTTTGAGACCCTTAAAAAATACATAGAGCTTCAGCCGGAGGAAGAGGCCGTCGCCAGCTCCGATAGTTTTTCTTTCCGCATGGCGATCACGCCTTATTACCTTAGCCTGATCGATCACAAAAACCCCAACGATCCTGTGCGCCTGCAAGCCATACCCCGCATCGCGGAAAGCGTTACCGGTCCTTCCGATATGGCCGATCCCCTGAACGAGGATGCCGACGCGCCTGTGCCAGGCATGACCCACCGCTATCCGGACCGCGTGCTGCTGCTGCTCACGGACCAGTGCTCAATGTACTGCCGCCACTGCACCAGACGCCGCAAAGCCGGGGAGTATGACGCCCCCATGCCGAAGGAAAATGTGGACAAGGCCATCAAGTACATTGAAGAGCACAAGGAAGTTCGCGACGTTATCCTCTCCGGAGGCGATCCCCTCACCATGAGCGACGCCCGTATCGATGAGGTTTTGGTTCGTCTGGCCAAAATCGACCACGTTGATATCGTCCGCATCGGCACCAGAACCCCTGTGGTGATGCCGCAGAGGATCACCGACGAACTGATAACCGTGCTGAAAAAGTACAAGTTCGTCTGGCTGAACACCCATTTCAACCATCCCCATGAGGTAACCCCGGATTCCGCTGCCGCCCTAGCCAAACTGGCGGAAGCGGGTGTGTTGCTTGGCAACCAATCCGTGTTGCTAAAAGGCGTGAACGACCACGTGGATGTGATGAAATCCCTGGTGCACGCCCTGGTGCGCAACCGCGTGAGGCCTTATTACATCTATCAGTGCGACCTTTCTGAAGGCATTTCCCATTTCCGCACCCCGATTTCCAAAGGCATCGAAATCATTGAATCCCTGCGCGGGCACACCTCCGGACTTTGCATTCCCACTTTCGTTGTGGATGCCCCCGGCGGCGGCGGAAAGATCCCCGTGATGCCCAATTATATTATCTCCCAGATGCCAGGACGCGTTGTGCTGCGCAACTATGAAGGCTTCATCTCCGCCTACACGGAACCGGAATTCGCGCCCCAGGACGAAAGCAAATACCAGTCCCGCTGCGCGCCTGAACGCCAGTCCATAGAGGGCGTGATGACCCTGCTGCGGGGCAAAAAGGTGTCCATAGGGCCGGCAGACACCCGCCGCAACCAACGCCGCACCAAATAA
- a CDS encoding cation transporter gives MSDRDKITNRTVNFGLFTNVVLAVLKSLIGIIGHSQALLADGINSTSDVVYYVAVKIFMRQANKPADPEHPYGHRQLESISAIVVGAFIITTGIAIFFESINKVYDLATTASRAPSSLWVLVIAAATLLTKIYLLAFTRVNYSKTGNPTLKALANDHLNDIMASGAVIVGVVAARLGLPWMDPAAGAIVALFIFKTGVSILMESSAELMDAVPDKDFGDTVRKIALSVEGVRCIEDMGVHRFGPFFTIEMTICVDGSITVEEGNAIAHRVEEKLLESYEGGLRRVMIHFHPETQHSHFE, from the coding sequence ATGAGCGACAGAGACAAGATCACCAACCGCACTGTCAATTTTGGCCTGTTCACAAACGTGGTCCTGGCTGTGCTGAAATCCCTGATCGGTATTATTGGCCATTCGCAGGCCCTCTTGGCTGATGGCATAAACTCCACATCAGATGTGGTTTACTACGTGGCGGTGAAGATTTTCATGCGTCAGGCCAACAAACCTGCCGATCCTGAACATCCCTACGGGCACCGCCAGTTGGAAAGCATTTCAGCCATCGTGGTAGGCGCGTTCATCATCACCACTGGCATTGCCATCTTCTTTGAATCCATCAACAAGGTTTACGACCTGGCCACCACCGCTTCCAGAGCGCCAAGCTCACTGTGGGTGCTGGTGATAGCCGCTGCCACCCTGCTGACCAAGATCTATCTGCTCGCCTTCACCCGCGTAAACTACAGCAAGACAGGCAACCCCACCCTCAAAGCCCTGGCTAACGACCATCTGAACGACATCATGGCTTCCGGGGCCGTGATCGTTGGCGTGGTCGCCGCCCGTCTGGGACTGCCCTGGATGGACCCGGCAGCCGGTGCCATCGTCGCGCTGTTCATCTTCAAAACCGGGGTGAGCATCCTCATGGAATCGTCGGCTGAACTGATGGACGCCGTTCCGGACAAGGATTTCGGCGATACCGTCAGAAAGATAGCGCTTTCCGTGGAGGGCGTGCGCTGCATCGAAGATATGGGCGTGCACCGTTTTGGCCCCTTTTTCACCATCGAAATGACCATCTGTGTGGATGGCTCCATCACCGTGGAAGAAGGCAATGCCATTGCCCACCGGGTGGAGGAAAAACTGCTGGAGAGCTATGAAGGCGGCCTGCGCCGGGTGATGATCCATTTCCATCCGGAAACGCAACACTCTCACTTTGAGTGA
- a CDS encoding L,D-transpeptidase, with protein MLPAGTDSLQAWENRQPRNATEGYYIIVNKTKHKLHLYKDGVLLKTYPVATGRNKKDKSSVGDLATPEGHFNVASINASIKSRYICPKTGRQSKPGVYGPWFFVLNTQSGAFSGKSWTGIGIHGTSSPSSIGKSVSHGCIRLYSKDITEIREEVAWLDNTSQIRVDILK; from the coding sequence GTGCTTCCTGCCGGTACGGACAGCCTCCAAGCCTGGGAAAACCGGCAGCCAAGGAACGCCACTGAAGGCTACTACATTATCGTCAATAAAACCAAACACAAACTTCATCTGTATAAAGACGGCGTGCTGCTGAAGACCTATCCCGTGGCCACTGGCAGGAATAAGAAGGACAAATCCAGTGTTGGCGACCTTGCCACCCCGGAAGGCCATTTCAATGTTGCTTCCATCAACGCTTCCATCAAAAGTCGTTATATCTGTCCGAAAACCGGAAGGCAAAGCAAGCCTGGGGTTTACGGACCCTGGTTCTTTGTCTTGAACACCCAATCCGGCGCCTTCTCCGGCAAAAGCTGGACCGGGATCGGCATTCACGGCACCAGCAGCCCCTCCTCCATCGGCAAATCCGTATCCCACGGATGCATCCGCCTATATAGCAAAGACATAACCGAGATCAGGGAAGAGGTCGCCTGGCTGGACAATACTTCTCAGATCCGGGTGGACATCCTGAAATGA
- a CDS encoding cobalamin-binding protein, which produces MKKTVSGLIVTLLLLAILITGACGDRKDTQGQTRIVALSPEVAEIIASLGGTSLLVGVTQECKYPPELARIKKVGNFGAVSREAVLALKPDLVFTSALEQDALTTDLAKMGLTVKQIYPKKLDDLPRVILQIGELIGKTEEAKILADSLSSGIAAMRDQTAGKTRPKVYLEIYRDPLMSVSDDSFVGEIIEAAGGDNIFSTLERDYARVSPEAVVKAQPDIIICYSRDSLESILARKGWQDIPAVRSRRVYFETDIDPDLIQQATPRTLEGMRRLYKLFFPSEE; this is translated from the coding sequence ATGAAAAAAACTGTTTCTGGCTTAATCGTAACCCTGTTGCTGCTGGCAATCCTGATCACGGGCGCCTGTGGCGATAGGAAGGATACGCAAGGGCAAACCCGGATTGTAGCCCTCTCTCCGGAAGTGGCGGAAATCATAGCCTCGCTTGGAGGGACATCTCTTTTGGTTGGCGTAACCCAGGAATGCAAATATCCGCCCGAACTTGCCAGGATAAAGAAAGTGGGCAATTTCGGGGCCGTGAGCAGGGAAGCCGTCCTGGCCCTGAAACCGGACTTGGTGTTCACCTCCGCTCTGGAGCAGGATGCCCTCACCACCGACCTTGCCAAAATGGGACTCACCGTGAAGCAGATCTATCCCAAAAAGCTTGACGACCTGCCCCGCGTGATCCTGCAAATCGGAGAGCTTATCGGCAAAACGGAGGAGGCGAAAATTCTGGCCGACAGCCTCAGCAGCGGCATAGCGGCCATGCGGGACCAGACAGCCGGCAAAACCCGCCCCAAAGTATATCTGGAGATTTACCGCGATCCCCTGATGAGCGTATCCGACGACTCCTTCGTGGGCGAAATAATAGAAGCCGCCGGGGGCGACAACATTTTCAGCACCCTCGAGCGGGATTACGCCCGCGTTAGCCCTGAAGCCGTAGTTAAGGCACAGCCAGACATCATTATCTGCTATTCCCGAGACAGCCTGGAATCCATCCTGGCCCGCAAAGGCTGGCAGGATATTCCCGCCGTCCGCAGCCGGAGAGTGTATTTCGAAACCGATATCGATCCCGACCTCATCCAACAAGCCACCCCGCGCACCCTGGAAGGGATGCGGCGCTTATACAAGCTGTTTTTCCCATCAGAAGAATAG
- a CDS encoding iron ABC transporter permease: MKRNRIFTLLLVLAGGLVVAFYLFGGGVDANIVTELRLPRLILTVFTGMTLAGIGSVYQLMLANPLAEPYILGISSGSAFGSILFGVLGLTLLMPLGGFIGAVATLLLVWRLAQKKGSFDRSRLLIAGVIAGMFFAAGISLVMYLFQKDTMIILGTLMGNLGHVFTRGEWSFFLVLMGVSLLILAWLWFRAPALDIMSGGDIYAGSVGINVFRVRKEIFVLTSLLIGITVSYAGIIGFVGLIIPHVVRFFVPSGQKRVYLWSLAAGGIFLLLGDLVAKNIAAIELPVGVVTAAVGCPFFVWLMLRK; this comes from the coding sequence ATGAAGCGAAACCGGATCTTCACGCTACTGCTGGTGCTGGCCGGCGGATTGGTGGTGGCCTTCTATCTCTTTGGCGGCGGAGTGGATGCCAATATCGTAACGGAACTGCGCCTGCCGCGGCTGATCCTGACAGTCTTTACCGGCATGACCCTGGCCGGGATCGGTTCCGTATATCAACTGATGCTGGCCAATCCTCTGGCTGAGCCTTACATTCTGGGCATCTCCTCCGGCTCGGCTTTCGGCTCCATCCTTTTCGGAGTGCTGGGGCTCACCCTACTGATGCCTTTGGGCGGTTTCATCGGCGCGGTGGCAACACTGCTGCTGGTCTGGCGGCTGGCCCAGAAAAAAGGCAGTTTCGATCGCAGCCGGCTGCTGATCGCGGGGGTGATCGCCGGAATGTTTTTCGCGGCGGGGATTTCGCTGGTGATGTATCTTTTCCAAAAGGACACCATGATCATCCTGGGCACCCTGATGGGCAATCTGGGTCACGTTTTCACCCGGGGCGAATGGTCTTTTTTCCTCGTGCTGATGGGTGTTTCGCTGCTGATCCTGGCTTGGCTCTGGTTTCGTGCTCCGGCTCTGGATATAATGAGCGGAGGCGATATTTACGCCGGCAGTGTGGGCATCAACGTTTTCCGCGTGCGCAAGGAGATTTTCGTCCTCACTTCGCTGCTAATCGGCATCACGGTTTCCTATGCCGGCATCATCGGTTTTGTGGGCCTCATCATACCTCATGTAGTGCGCTTTTTCGTGCCATCCGGGCAAAAAAGGGTCTATCTCTGGTCACTCGCCGCTGGGGGCATATTTCTGCTGCTGGGAGACCTGGTCGCCAAAAACATCGCCGCCATAGAACTACCCGTGGGCGTGGTCACAGCGGCAGTCGGCTGCCCCTTCTTCGTCTGGCTGATGCTGCGGAAATAG
- a CDS encoding gamma-glutamyl-gamma-aminobutyrate hydrolase family protein, with protein MPKPRIGLSMNYMRLGSHQQFHVRDKYIDAVFAAGALPCPLPCTDDKAALRQYLEPLGAVIVIGGLDYPPELYGEALHPKTELAHERRVKGDFALLETALELEKPLLGICAGMQLLNVFFGGALVQHIPELDIHYGEKQHPVEILGGRWLPRIYGEGRIMVNSNHHQAADPNRIGAGLKVVARAEDGMVEALEHDSEQMVLGIQWHPERMADSALGGAVFRFLVKLAKT; from the coding sequence ATGCCAAAACCCCGAATAGGCCTGAGCATGAACTACATGAGGCTGGGCAGCCATCAACAGTTCCATGTGCGGGACAAATACATAGACGCGGTTTTTGCCGCGGGCGCGCTGCCCTGTCCCTTGCCCTGCACGGACGACAAAGCCGCGCTGCGCCAGTATTTGGAGCCTTTGGGCGCGGTTATCGTGATAGGCGGTCTGGATTACCCGCCGGAACTTTACGGCGAGGCGCTCCACCCCAAAACGGAGCTGGCTCACGAGCGCCGCGTGAAGGGAGACTTCGCCCTTCTGGAAACCGCTCTGGAACTGGAGAAACCGCTGCTGGGCATCTGTGCCGGGATGCAGCTTCTCAACGTCTTTTTCGGCGGCGCCCTGGTCCAGCACATCCCCGAACTGGACATCCATTACGGGGAAAAACAGCATCCGGTGGAAATCCTGGGCGGACGCTGGCTGCCGCGGATTTACGGCGAAGGCAGGATCATGGTGAATTCAAACCACCATCAGGCTGCCGACCCCAATCGAATCGGGGCAGGCCTGAAAGTCGTGGCGCGGGCTGAAGACGGGATGGTGGAAGCGCTTGAGCACGATTCAGAACAGATGGTCCTGGGCATCCAATGGCATCCGGAAAGGATGGCCGATTCAGCGCTGGGTGGGGCGGTGTTCAGGTTTCTGGTAAAACTCGCCAAAACATAG
- a CDS encoding TldD/PmbA family protein, producing MEKLLKLATQAADQAEIFYNEKTMDELAFSDGKLVNCDSSLSSGIALRVIKNGRMGLAHTCNLLDREDFLRQALLSAENGMEVDFTLPHTRDLPRLELYNPAVEDVSKESLIAAGNRIISYIRDRVDAQVNVSFGYSTGSVGILNSAGTDLHERGSGFFTQAMLVFPGTGSGLLTFKTGRCPLDLEDADLDELVELFRLSKIEIVPPTKRLPVIFAPLSLYALLSRFEAAWSPVNIHNGVSPLCGKLGERIVSEKISLTREPFDLELDSASAFDAEGTPTRRLTLIDKGVFSAFPTDLNYAAKLNLEPNGCAVRQSLEWLPTANAVNLVLDPGDVSLEDMVSGIKEGILAQFLMGAHSGNVLNGDYSVGVSTGFMIENGRITGRVKDCMLSGNVYETLSNVEAVENKALNLGIHKLPALLCKDVSVAGK from the coding sequence ATGGAAAAGCTGCTAAAACTCGCTACCCAGGCCGCGGACCAGGCCGAAATCTTTTACAACGAAAAAACCATGGACGAACTTGCCTTCAGCGACGGCAAGCTCGTCAACTGTGACAGTTCCCTGAGTTCCGGCATCGCGCTGCGCGTGATCAAAAACGGCAGGATGGGCCTCGCCCACACCTGTAACCTGCTGGACAGGGAGGACTTTCTCCGGCAAGCCTTGCTCAGCGCGGAAAACGGAATGGAGGTGGATTTCACCCTGCCCCATACCCGGGACCTGCCCCGGCTCGAGCTCTACAACCCCGCCGTCGAGGACGTGAGCAAGGAAAGCCTTATCGCCGCGGGCAACCGGATCATCAGTTACATCCGCGACCGGGTGGATGCCCAGGTCAACGTAAGTTTCGGCTACAGCACCGGTAGCGTTGGAATCCTCAACAGCGCAGGAACCGACCTGCACGAAAGGGGATCCGGTTTTTTCACCCAGGCCATGCTGGTTTTCCCCGGCACCGGTAGCGGGCTTTTAACCTTTAAAACCGGACGCTGCCCGCTGGACCTTGAAGATGCCGACTTGGACGAACTTGTCGAGCTTTTCCGCCTCAGCAAAATCGAGATTGTTCCGCCCACCAAGAGGCTGCCTGTGATTTTCGCCCCCCTTTCGCTCTACGCGCTGCTCTCAAGGTTCGAGGCCGCGTGGTCGCCAGTGAACATCCACAACGGGGTTTCGCCCCTCTGCGGCAAGCTGGGGGAGAGGATCGTCTCCGAGAAGATCAGCCTCACCCGCGAGCCTTTCGACCTCGAGCTGGACTCCGCCTCCGCTTTCGACGCCGAGGGCACCCCCACCCGCCGGCTGACGCTGATTGACAAAGGTGTTTTCAGCGCCTTCCCCACCGACCTGAATTATGCCGCCAAACTGAATCTGGAGCCCAACGGTTGCGCGGTGCGCCAGTCATTGGAATGGCTCCCCACGGCAAATGCCGTCAATCTGGTGCTGGATCCCGGCGACGTTTCCCTGGAGGACATGGTTTCCGGCATTAAGGAGGGCATCCTGGCCCAGTTCCTGATGGGAGCGCATTCCGGCAACGTCCTCAACGGCGATTATTCTGTCGGCGTCTCCACCGGTTTCATGATAGAAAACGGCCGCATCACTGGCCGGGTGAAGGACTGCATGCTATCCGGAAACGTTTACGAAACCCTCTCCAACGTGGAGGCGGTGGAAAACAAGGCCCTGAACCTCGGTATCCACAAGCTTCCCGCCCTGCTTTGCAAGGACGTGAGCGTGGCGGGCAAATAA
- a CDS encoding TldD/PmbA family protein, protein MIEKMKEILGKVEADYADLRYETKQVARVTLSKKEVRNYGSTTGDGYVLRVLRRGGLATVCFTKPEQADQAVRRAVENADVLSAHQKEKKHIAPAEVVRATVKAPLLEDPRQISLQEKLALVKHYSDLLFAQPDIANVELYYNDVYRDKYFVNTEGSEINEELVTTKLVGAIISQVGELTQTARMAFGGSDGFQRVRNREEEALRQAKIASDLLKAEPVKAGAYNMVLNPDIAGVFTHEAFGHFSEADIIRDLPAMKEKMKLGTKLGTDILNITDNATMPGQLGYYKYDDEGVAVRKVKLMTAGVLTGRLHDRFTAAELGEPITGHAIAEDYRYPPIVRMGNIFIEPGSASLEELLSALGDGLYICDAMGGQTSGENFTFGASYGYVVKNGKLAGMIRDINIMGNLYHTLNSVKLVGSDFELSESGGCGKGQTNIRSCLGGPSVLFENLTVGGR, encoded by the coding sequence GTGATTGAGAAAATGAAGGAGATACTTGGCAAGGTCGAAGCCGATTACGCAGACCTGCGCTACGAGACCAAGCAGGTCGCTCGCGTGACGCTCAGCAAGAAAGAGGTCCGTAATTACGGTTCCACCACCGGCGACGGCTATGTGCTGAGGGTGTTGCGCCGGGGCGGCCTCGCCACGGTCTGCTTCACCAAGCCGGAGCAGGCAGACCAGGCTGTCCGCAGGGCTGTGGAAAACGCTGATGTCCTCAGCGCGCACCAAAAAGAGAAGAAGCATATCGCTCCTGCCGAAGTGGTCCGCGCGACCGTGAAAGCCCCTCTGCTTGAGGACCCGCGCCAGATTTCCCTGCAGGAAAAGCTGGCCCTGGTGAAGCACTATTCCGACCTTCTCTTTGCCCAGCCGGATATCGCCAACGTGGAATTGTATTACAATGACGTCTATCGTGACAAATATTTCGTCAACACCGAAGGCAGTGAAATCAACGAAGAACTGGTAACCACCAAGCTTGTCGGTGCCATCATCAGCCAGGTTGGGGAACTCACTCAGACCGCGCGAATGGCTTTTGGTGGCAGCGACGGCTTTCAGAGGGTGCGAAACCGCGAAGAGGAGGCTTTGCGGCAGGCGAAGATCGCTTCCGATCTCCTGAAGGCGGAGCCCGTGAAAGCCGGCGCTTACAACATGGTGCTCAATCCCGATATCGCGGGAGTCTTTACCCATGAGGCTTTCGGCCATTTTTCCGAAGCCGACATCATCCGCGACCTTCCCGCCATGAAGGAAAAGATGAAGCTGGGAACGAAACTCGGAACGGATATCCTGAACATCACCGACAACGCCACCATGCCCGGCCAACTGGGATATTACAAATACGACGACGAGGGAGTCGCTGTCCGCAAGGTGAAGCTTATGACCGCGGGCGTGCTCACCGGCAGGCTGCATGACCGTTTCACCGCTGCCGAACTGGGCGAGCCCATCACAGGCCACGCCATTGCAGAGGATTACCGCTACCCACCGATCGTGCGCATGGGCAATATCTTCATCGAACCTGGCTCCGCCAGCTTGGAAGAGCTGCTTTCCGCCCTCGGCGACGGCCTCTACATCTGTGACGCGATGGGAGGACAAACCTCCGGCGAAAACTTCACTTTCGGCGCCAGTTACGGCTACGTGGTCAAAAACGGAAAACTGGCCGGCATGATCCGCGACATCAACATCATGGGCAACCTTTACCACACCCTGAACAGCGTGAAGCTGGTCGGAAGTGACTTCGAGCTGAGTGAATCCGGCGGCTGCGGCAAAGGCCAGACCAACATCCGCTCCTGCCTGGGCGGGCCCAGCGTCCTTTTTGAAAATCTCACCGTGGGAGGAAGATGA